From one Nocardioides yefusunii genomic stretch:
- a CDS encoding DUF5652 family protein, giving the protein MARRQLSPRTKKIVTVATAIDTALKGIALADLAKRDQSQVNGSKKTWGIALSLVNSVGILPVVYFLKGRRSR; this is encoded by the coding sequence ATGGCCCGCCGTCAGCTCAGCCCCCGCACCAAGAAGATCGTCACCGTCGCGACCGCGATCGACACCGCCCTCAAGGGCATCGCCCTGGCCGACCTCGCCAAGCGCGACCAGAGTCAGGTCAACGGCTCCAAGAAGACGTGGGGCATCGCCCTTTCACTGGTGAACTCCGTCGGCATCCTGCCGGTCGTCTACTTCCTCAAGGGACGCCGCAGCCGCTGA
- a CDS encoding phospholipase A2: MIKRLALAMTAALLALTLLPSTANAYTTAQKKSRADALMKMSLANFTKVAKAKKTGVDTQLNWDHDGCSVPAGLSAVAPFQSTLYDACRRHDFGFANYGSSTLDTDGKVKRKADKSPRKLDPTEPRRLSVNNVFKNDMTTVCAKQSGAKGTSCRKARDVYYNLVNGLKNGATAFYGTTCDNGYFCAYDDNNQKGWHVQFNASATNLKSFAGGDLDNNIKSVWNRTSGSYRVYKDANHRGATECVTKGTKRTLPAFKTRDEVSSIKKGC; the protein is encoded by the coding sequence ATGATCAAGCGCCTCGCGCTGGCCATGACGGCCGCTCTGCTCGCACTGACGCTGCTGCCCAGCACCGCCAACGCGTACACCACCGCTCAGAAGAAGTCCCGCGCCGACGCCCTGATGAAGATGTCGTTGGCCAACTTCACCAAGGTCGCCAAGGCGAAGAAGACCGGCGTCGACACCCAGCTCAACTGGGACCACGACGGCTGTTCCGTCCCGGCCGGCCTCTCGGCCGTCGCGCCGTTCCAGTCGACGCTGTACGACGCCTGCCGTCGTCACGACTTCGGCTTCGCCAACTACGGCTCCAGCACCCTCGACACCGACGGCAAGGTCAAGCGCAAGGCGGACAAGAGCCCGCGCAAGCTCGACCCGACCGAGCCGCGCCGCCTGAGTGTCAACAACGTCTTCAAGAACGACATGACGACCGTGTGCGCCAAGCAGTCCGGCGCCAAGGGCACCTCCTGCCGCAAGGCCCGCGACGTCTACTACAACCTCGTCAACGGCCTGAAGAACGGCGCGACCGCGTTCTACGGAACCACCTGCGACAACGGCTACTTCTGCGCCTACGACGACAACAACCAGAAGGGCTGGCACGTCCAGTTCAACGCCAGCGCGACGAACCTGAAGTCCTTCGCCGGCGGCGACCTGGACAACAACATCAAGTCCGTCTGGAACCGCACCAGTGGCAGCTACCGGGTCTACAAGGACGCCAACCACCGCGGCGCCACCGAGTGCGTCACCAAGGGCACCAAGCGCACCCTGCCCGCGTTCAAGACCCGTGACGAGGTCAGCTCGATCAAGAAGGGCTGCTGA
- the nhaA gene encoding Na+/H+ antiporter NhaA, with product MSKERPTPTRPEQHRERSHAVPKQPSGPLPDCSARPADDAVWNTGPVWTASGRPVARGLARPVREFLRISSAGSILLLLAAVAALVWVNSPWGDSYTEFWTTPVSFGWGDATLTHSLHHWVNDALMVIFFFVVGLEIKYELVHGDLRDPRAAALPMIAALGGMLIPAGIFFALNAGSDGVHGWGIPMATDIAFAVGVIGLLGRRIPSPARLFLLTLAVVDDIGAILVIAFFYTADLQMVWLALAIAGLAVVYLMQKVRIWSRWAYLLVGVGVWFALLESGVHATLAGVALGLMTPATPLLKPDVARRYAAGAIADNDLDPDEVARLKFLLEESVPTNELLQSKLHPFSSYVVLPVFALANAGVPLSSDALEAALTSSVAWGVVLGLVIGKPLGIALFTWLAVKFGVGNLPAGANWPMMVGLGAVGGIGFTVSLFISELSYPGHLELTDAAKIGIIFASLVAAAIGVALLMLATRGRAPDETSLNA from the coding sequence GTGAGCAAGGAACGCCCCACCCCCACCCGTCCCGAACAGCACCGCGAGCGGTCGCACGCCGTGCCGAAGCAGCCGTCAGGCCCCCTGCCGGACTGCAGCGCGAGGCCCGCCGACGACGCCGTCTGGAACACCGGACCGGTGTGGACCGCCAGTGGCCGTCCCGTGGCCCGTGGTCTGGCTCGTCCGGTCCGTGAGTTCCTGCGGATCTCGTCCGCCGGCTCGATCCTTCTCCTGCTCGCGGCGGTGGCGGCGCTGGTGTGGGTGAACTCGCCGTGGGGTGACTCCTACACCGAGTTCTGGACGACGCCGGTCTCGTTCGGCTGGGGTGACGCCACGTTGACCCACTCCTTGCACCACTGGGTCAACGACGCGCTGATGGTGATCTTCTTCTTCGTCGTCGGGCTCGAGATCAAGTACGAACTCGTCCACGGAGACCTGCGTGATCCACGCGCAGCAGCGCTGCCGATGATCGCGGCGCTCGGCGGCATGCTCATCCCTGCTGGCATTTTCTTCGCGCTGAACGCGGGCAGCGACGGCGTGCACGGCTGGGGCATCCCGATGGCCACCGACATCGCGTTCGCGGTGGGCGTGATCGGGCTGCTCGGCAGGCGCATCCCGTCGCCGGCGCGACTGTTCCTGCTGACGCTGGCTGTCGTCGACGACATCGGTGCGATCCTGGTGATCGCGTTCTTCTACACAGCTGACCTGCAGATGGTGTGGCTGGCGTTGGCGATCGCCGGACTGGCGGTCGTCTACTTGATGCAGAAGGTGCGGATCTGGAGCCGCTGGGCCTACCTGCTGGTCGGTGTCGGTGTCTGGTTCGCGCTGCTGGAGTCGGGCGTCCACGCGACGCTGGCCGGTGTCGCACTCGGTCTGATGACGCCCGCGACGCCGCTGCTGAAGCCCGACGTGGCCCGTAGGTACGCCGCTGGCGCGATCGCCGACAACGACCTCGACCCCGACGAGGTGGCACGCCTGAAGTTCCTGCTCGAGGAGTCGGTGCCCACCAACGAGTTGCTGCAGTCCAAGCTGCACCCGTTCTCGTCGTACGTCGTGCTGCCGGTCTTCGCGCTCGCCAACGCAGGCGTGCCGCTGAGTTCGGACGCGCTGGAGGCGGCGCTGACGTCGTCGGTGGCGTGGGGTGTCGTGCTGGGCCTGGTGATCGGCAAGCCGCTCGGCATCGCGCTGTTCACGTGGCTCGCGGTGAAGTTCGGGGTCGGCAACCTCCCGGCCGGCGCGAACTGGCCGATGATGGTCGGCCTGGGCGCGGTCGGCGGCATCGGGTTCACGGTGTCGCTGTTCATCTCCGAGTTGTCCTACCCCGGCCACCTCGAGCTCACCGACGCCGCCAAGATCGGCATCATCTTCGCGTCGTTGGTGGCGGCTGCGATCGGTGTGGCGCTGCTGATGCTGGCCACCCGCGGGCGCGCGCCGGACGAGACGTCGCTCAACGCCTGA
- a CDS encoding phage holin family protein, whose translation MAPAPVKDSDPTIGRLIADATADISTLVSKEIQLVKSELKVSVKTSGIGIALVCAAAFLMLMFLILASITAAYLIHWGGSGLALHWGFGIVTLFYLVLGGLLALIGIKKIKKTKGPQRSIAQAKATTALLKR comes from the coding sequence ATGGCACCGGCACCCGTCAAGGACAGCGACCCGACCATCGGACGTCTCATCGCAGACGCGACCGCGGACATCTCGACCCTCGTGTCGAAGGAGATCCAGCTGGTCAAGTCGGAACTGAAGGTCTCGGTGAAGACCAGCGGCATCGGCATCGCGCTCGTCTGCGCCGCAGCGTTCCTGATGCTGATGTTCCTCATCCTCGCCTCGATCACCGCGGCGTACCTGATCCACTGGGGTGGTTCGGGCCTGGCTCTGCACTGGGGCTTCGGCATCGTGACCCTCTTCTACCTGGTGCTCGGCGGCCTGCTCGCCCTGATCGGCATCAAGAAGATCAAGAAGACCAAGGGCCCGCAGCGTTCCATCGCCCAGGCGAAGGCCACCACCGCGCTCCTCAAGCGCTGA
- a CDS encoding MarP family serine protease, whose amino-acid sequence MNVLDWVLVVVVALYALSGYWQGFITGAFATAGLLFGGLAGVWAAPQVLGDATPSIWVSLGALLIVIGCASAGQAMLQWLGAKLRSRITWQPVRAVDAVGGAALSAVAVLLVAWILGVAISGSKIGAITPAVRSSTILSAVDDALPGGADRALRQFNSVVGTSFFPRYMEPFAPERIVEVPQGDPQVLNDPDVVAAQGSVLKIYGYGCGKGIEGTGFVYANDRIMTNAHVVAGIDQPEVQIDGENRPAKVVHYDPDLDVAVLAVDVPRAPLAFSRDVESKQKVAVLGYPQDGPYDVQSGRVRSRQPLRSPDINGQGTVIRDVLAVRALVRPGNSGGPVVDVDGRVVGVVFAASVSDDETGYALTAEQVEEAALLGRRTATAVDTGSCIH is encoded by the coding sequence GTGAACGTCCTCGACTGGGTGCTCGTCGTCGTCGTCGCCCTGTACGCCCTCTCGGGGTACTGGCAGGGCTTCATCACGGGCGCCTTCGCCACCGCTGGACTCCTCTTCGGAGGCCTGGCTGGTGTGTGGGCGGCCCCTCAGGTGCTGGGCGACGCCACCCCCAGCATCTGGGTGTCGCTGGGAGCGCTGCTCATCGTCATCGGATGTGCCTCGGCCGGCCAGGCCATGCTGCAGTGGCTGGGCGCAAAGCTGCGCTCCCGCATCACCTGGCAGCCGGTCCGTGCAGTCGACGCGGTGGGCGGCGCGGCACTCAGCGCGGTCGCGGTGCTGCTGGTCGCCTGGATCCTCGGCGTCGCGATCTCAGGCTCCAAGATCGGAGCGATCACCCCTGCGGTGCGTTCCTCGACGATCCTCTCGGCCGTCGACGACGCGCTGCCCGGTGGCGCGGACCGTGCGCTGCGTCAGTTCAACAGCGTCGTCGGGACCAGCTTCTTCCCCCGCTACATGGAGCCGTTCGCCCCCGAACGCATCGTGGAGGTTCCCCAGGGTGACCCGCAGGTCCTCAACGACCCCGACGTCGTGGCAGCCCAGGGCAGCGTCCTCAAGATCTACGGCTACGGCTGCGGCAAGGGGATCGAAGGCACTGGTTTCGTGTACGCCAACGACCGGATCATGACGAACGCCCACGTCGTCGCCGGCATCGACCAGCCCGAGGTGCAGATCGACGGTGAGAACCGTCCCGCCAAGGTCGTCCACTACGACCCCGACCTCGACGTCGCCGTGCTCGCGGTCGACGTCCCGCGTGCGCCGCTGGCCTTCAGTCGTGACGTCGAGAGCAAGCAGAAGGTCGCGGTCCTGGGATACCCGCAGGACGGCCCCTACGACGTGCAGTCCGGACGCGTCCGTTCGCGTCAGCCGCTGCGTTCGCCCGACATCAACGGGCAGGGCACCGTGATCCGCGACGTCCTCGCGGTCCGGGCGCTGGTCCGTCCGGGCAACTCCGGTGGTCCCGTCGTCGACGTCGACGGCCGGGTCGTCGGTGTCGTCTTCGCCGCGTCGGTCAGCGACGACGAAACCGGGTACGCGCTCACCGCGGAGCAGGTCGAGGAAGCAGCCCTGCTGGGACGTCGCACCGCGACGGCGGTCGACACGGGTTCCTGCATCCACTGA
- a CDS encoding NUDIX hydrolase, translating into MSDASPQAPAQLPEWLQPVADGLARITVDDLTRFAVPDDADPRLGAVLMLFAESETGEPELLFTERSHTMRSQPGQVSFPGGHVDPGESAHDAALREAWEEIGLVSAEIDVIGELPVLYLPPANFAVTPVIGWWRERGGVHVASPAEVHAIHHESVADLLDPENRVNVRHPSGFVGPGFLIGPERDVLLWGFTAGIVSRLFDFIGWTKPWDRKRMHDLPERMLRGSEPRGTDLAPNTNFRGDPTFPRPPSLPETGGQA; encoded by the coding sequence GTGAGCGACGCGTCCCCGCAGGCTCCTGCACAACTTCCTGAGTGGTTGCAGCCCGTCGCTGACGGCCTGGCCAGGATCACCGTCGACGACCTCACCCGCTTCGCGGTCCCCGACGACGCCGACCCGCGCCTCGGCGCGGTGCTGATGCTGTTCGCCGAGTCCGAGACCGGTGAACCCGAGCTGCTCTTCACCGAACGCAGCCACACCATGCGCAGCCAGCCCGGCCAGGTCTCGTTCCCCGGCGGCCACGTCGACCCGGGCGAGTCCGCCCACGACGCCGCCCTGCGCGAGGCGTGGGAGGAGATCGGTCTGGTCTCCGCCGAGATCGACGTCATCGGTGAACTCCCCGTGCTGTACCTGCCGCCCGCGAACTTCGCGGTCACCCCGGTGATCGGTTGGTGGCGCGAGCGCGGTGGCGTGCACGTCGCCAGCCCGGCCGAGGTCCACGCGATCCACCACGAGAGCGTCGCGGACCTTCTCGACCCCGAGAACCGCGTCAACGTGCGGCACCCCAGCGGTTTCGTCGGGCCGGGCTTCCTGATCGGTCCCGAGCGGGACGTCCTGCTGTGGGGCTTCACCGCCGGGATCGTCTCGCGGCTCTTCGACTTCATCGGCTGGACGAAGCCGTGGGACCGCAAGCGGATGCACGACCTGCCCGAGCGGATGCTGCGGGGCAGCGAACCCCGCGGCACCGATCTGGCTCCCAACACCAACTTTCGCGGCGACCCGACGTTCCCGCGTCCGCCGTCCCTCCCCGAGACAGGTGGTCAGGCGTGA
- a CDS encoding TlpA family protein disulfide reductase, protein MSTRTGLRARRRATAAAALVLAGVLSSVLSACSTDTFKGTDPGATDVPGLVMDPTPLPDVELPGINGAATQNLADVTGPTLISVWATWCTPCRKEMPVLGEFAQTHGGVVDVLGINYQDRADGRAENFMHEVGATYPSLQDTDGKIDALAPFPRMKALPFLAVVDAEGRMVGAEFSVITEVSQLETFVEKNLPGVLGATAPVEETE, encoded by the coding sequence ATGAGTACCCGCACCGGTCTACGCGCCCGCAGGCGTGCCACGGCAGCAGCGGCGCTCGTCCTCGCCGGCGTCCTGAGCAGTGTCCTGAGTGCCTGCAGCACCGACACGTTCAAGGGCACCGACCCGGGCGCCACCGACGTGCCCGGCCTCGTCATGGACCCCACGCCGCTGCCCGACGTCGAGCTGCCCGGGATCAACGGTGCCGCCACCCAGAACCTCGCCGACGTCACCGGCCCGACGCTGATCAGCGTCTGGGCGACGTGGTGCACCCCGTGCCGCAAGGAGATGCCAGTCCTGGGGGAGTTCGCCCAGACCCACGGCGGAGTCGTCGACGTCCTCGGCATCAACTACCAGGACCGCGCCGACGGCCGCGCGGAGAACTTCATGCACGAGGTCGGGGCCACCTACCCCTCGCTGCAGGACACCGACGGCAAGATCGACGCCCTCGCCCCGTTCCCGCGGATGAAGGCGCTGCCGTTCCTGGCCGTCGTGGACGCCGAGGGCCGGATGGTCGGCGCGGAGTTCTCGGTGATCACCGAGGTCTCCCAGCTGGAGACGTTCGTGGAGAAGAACCTTCCCGGCGTCCTCGGCGCCACCGCCCCCGTCGAGGAGACCGAGTGA
- the nth gene encoding endonuclease III yields MNRVLAETYPEAHCELDFDDAFQLLVVTVLSAQTTDRRVNAARPALFAAYPDPRSMAAAPREHLEQLVGPLGFFRQKTTSLLNLSAAIVDRFDGEVPGTLEELVTLPGVGRKTANVVLGNVFDVPGITVDTHFGRLVRRFGWTTETDPVKVEFAIGDLFPKKDWTMLSHHVIWHGRRRCMAKKPACGACPISQWCPSYGVDGPTDPIEAEKLVRTQGPA; encoded by the coding sequence ATGAACCGCGTGCTCGCCGAGACGTACCCCGAGGCCCACTGCGAGCTCGACTTCGACGACGCGTTCCAGCTGCTCGTCGTCACCGTGCTCAGCGCCCAGACCACGGACCGTCGGGTCAACGCAGCGCGTCCCGCGCTCTTCGCCGCCTACCCCGACCCGCGTTCCATGGCTGCTGCCCCGCGCGAGCACCTGGAGCAGTTGGTCGGCCCGCTCGGTTTCTTCCGGCAGAAGACCACCAGCCTGCTCAACCTCTCGGCCGCGATCGTCGACCGTTTCGACGGTGAGGTTCCCGGGACGCTGGAAGAGTTGGTGACGCTCCCGGGCGTGGGCCGCAAGACCGCCAACGTCGTCCTGGGCAACGTCTTCGACGTCCCCGGCATCACCGTCGACACCCACTTCGGACGTCTCGTGCGCCGCTTCGGGTGGACCACCGAGACCGACCCGGTGAAGGTCGAGTTCGCGATCGGGGACCTCTTCCCGAAGAAGGACTGGACGATGCTGAGCCACCACGTCATCTGGCACGGACGTCGTCGCTGCATGGCGAAGAAGCCGGCCTGCGGTGCCTGCCCGATCTCGCAGTGGTGTCCCTCGTACGGCGTCGACGGTCCCACCGACCCGATCGAGGCGGAGAAGCTCGTCCGCACCCAGGGCCCGGCATGA
- a CDS encoding Crp/Fnr family transcriptional regulator has product MDNDVLRQAPLFSALDDEAATALSASMAESRLRRGDVLFHEGDSGDRLYIVLDGKVKLGRSAADGRENLLAVMGPGQMFGELSLFDPGPRSATVTAVTDASFASLTHDDLLRWLEGRPTVARSLLNQLASRLRKSNDVVADLVFSDVPGRVAKALLDLADRFGRSADDGVHVHHDLTQEELAQLVGASRETVNKALADFASRGWIRLEPRSVVIMDIDRLGKRAR; this is encoded by the coding sequence GTGGACAACGACGTGCTTCGGCAGGCACCGCTGTTCAGTGCGCTCGACGACGAGGCAGCCACTGCGCTCAGTGCATCGATGGCGGAGTCTCGGCTCCGCCGAGGCGATGTCCTGTTCCACGAGGGTGACTCCGGCGACCGCCTGTACATCGTTCTGGACGGCAAGGTGAAGCTCGGCCGCTCGGCCGCTGACGGTCGCGAGAACCTTCTCGCCGTCATGGGCCCCGGCCAGATGTTCGGTGAGCTCTCGCTCTTCGACCCGGGCCCGCGCTCGGCAACCGTCACCGCGGTGACCGACGCGTCCTTCGCGTCCCTCACGCACGACGACCTGCTCCGCTGGCTCGAGGGTCGCCCCACCGTGGCGCGCTCCCTCCTCAACCAGCTCGCTTCGCGCCTGCGCAAGTCGAACGACGTCGTCGCTGACCTCGTCTTCTCCGACGTGCCCGGCCGCGTCGCCAAGGCCCTCCTCGACCTGGCCGACCGTTTCGGTCGCTCGGCCGACGACGGCGTCCACGTGCACCACGACCTCACCCAGGAAGAGCTCGCCCAGCTGGTCGGCGCTTCCCGTGAGACCGTCAACAAGGCCCTCGCCGACTTCGCGTCGCGTGGCTGGATCCGCCTGGAGCCCCGCTCCGTCGTGATCATGGACATCGACCGTCTGGGCAAGCGCGCGCGCTGA
- a CDS encoding SigE family RNA polymerase sigma factor, giving the protein MSLTPDEAGFTAFVTARGPSLQRAAFLLTGDHHLAQDLVQGALMQAAKHWTKIHTSPEAYVRRSIFTANVSSWRRRKNLTEHPAGDALPQRPADDGDHDARLSLAAALDALTRKQRAVLVLRYWSDLTETQAAETLGVSVNTVKSTHRQALARLRERSPELVDLMGGHR; this is encoded by the coding sequence ATGTCACTCACACCCGACGAAGCAGGCTTCACCGCCTTCGTCACCGCCCGCGGACCGTCACTGCAACGTGCGGCGTTCCTGCTCACCGGCGACCACCACCTCGCCCAGGACCTCGTCCAAGGCGCGCTCATGCAGGCCGCGAAGCACTGGACCAAGATCCACACCTCGCCCGAGGCGTACGTGCGGCGTTCGATCTTCACCGCCAACGTCTCCTCGTGGCGTCGTCGCAAGAACCTCACCGAACACCCCGCGGGTGACGCGCTCCCCCAGCGCCCCGCCGACGACGGCGACCACGACGCCCGGCTCTCCCTTGCCGCGGCGCTCGACGCCCTGACCCGCAAGCAGCGCGCCGTCCTGGTGCTGCGCTACTGGTCGGACCTCACCGAGACGCAGGCCGCCGAGACCCTCGGCGTCTCCGTGAACACCGTGAAGTCCACCCACCGTCAGGCGCTGGCCCGCCTGCGCGAGCGCTCCCCCGAGCTCGTCGACCTGATGGGAGGCCACCGATGA